A part of Candida albicans SC5314 chromosome 2, complete sequence genomic DNA contains:
- a CDS encoding uncharacterized protein (Ortholog of C. parapsilosis CDC317 : CPAR2_407790, C. dubliniensis CD36 : Cd36_24630, Candida orthopsilosis Co 90-125 : CORT_0C07130 and Spathaspora passalidarum NRRL Y-27907 : SPAPADRAFT_149801) — MSSLCGRVGPFHKCIGIPTITSIFSLAKIGLTQTLYFFFATSTMMISFHTLMKYIITIIPEVSYLISFLQFYYTYFTGLLFLLSRIRIRNIQKETTKIIFSLYKNEGALYDFWFSCNIITITTGMIWAFLKHNANSKSKDALVVIIISSVLRFSVMSAHQIKQYTLKRNWLPNAKYVLNVPITRFLQMDSMCMLVIAELFLESKQGISKVALLVLHSILSLLGVFDFEMTKRVLPYQHVYLFVFGLLENWILVLFWYECRNSKAILYTLCYLLKWNGNTASQSVNLIITLVLKFTKNDETATKMESDRIASFGFDCFSIISDLH, encoded by the coding sequence ATGTGGGCGTGTAGGGCCCTTCCACAAATGTATTGGCATACCAACTATTACGTCAATATTTCTGTTGGCAAAAATTGGGCTTACACAAacactttattttttttttgcaactctGACAATGATGATATCGTTTCACACGCTTATGAAGTACATTATCACAATTATACCAGAAGTATCCTATTTGATATCGTTCCTTCAATTCTATTATACGTATTTTACTGggttattgtttttattgtCAAGAATCAGGATTAGAAACATCCAAAAGGAAACcaccaaaattatttttagtttgtaCAAAAATGAAGGAGCCCTTTACGATTTCTGGTTTAGTTGCAATATTATCACTATTACTACAGGTATGATATGGGCGTTTCTAAAACACAATGCAAATAGCAAATCAAAGGATGCGTTGGTAGTTATAATCATTTCCTCGGTTTTGCGATTTTCCGTTATGTCTGCCCACCAGATCAAACAGTATACCTTGAAGCGTAACTGGCTTCCAAATGCCAAATATGTATTGAATGTGCCTATAACCAGATTTCTCCAGATGGATAGTATGTGCATGTTGGTCATTGCAGAGTTATTTTTAGAATCAAAGCAAGGCATATCAAAAGTAGCATTGTTGGTGTTGCATTCCATCTTAAGCTTGCTAGGTGTTTTCGATTTTGAAATGACAAAAAGGGTTTTACCCTATCAGCACGTCTACTTGTTTGTGTTTGGATTGTTAGAGAATTGGATTTTAGTATTGTTTTGGTATGAATGCAGAAACAGTAAAGCAATTTTGTATACACTTTGCTATTTACTAAAATGGAATGGAAACACTGCTAGTCAATCAGTAAACTTGATTATTACGTTGGTCCTCAAATTTACCAAAAACGACGAAACTGCTACCAAGATGGAGTCTGATCGTATAGCCTCATTTGGGTTTGATTGCTTTAGTATTATTAGCGATTTGCATTAA